A single genomic interval of Arachis duranensis cultivar V14167 chromosome 7, aradu.V14167.gnm2.J7QH, whole genome shotgun sequence harbors:
- the LOC107459863 gene encoding nuclear pore complex protein NUP35-like, translated as MSTTKHKTPRSRSQALFFRDLASPVSARRQKFSRSGQAAAVPALWRENFGGSDLPPPPVFTLEDMSAFSPESGIPDYQISPESKSNIRTPIQASNREFSTPLKSKSEASTSYVLRGVQQNQLSSTGLSWWSPTTAKSGGEQDEKGGSSPVEGVVQPGALITLPPQLEVARPEIQRNSLPVGNLNEEEWVTVYGFSPGDTNLVLREFEKCGEILKHVPGPRDANWMHILYQNRSYAQKALNKNGMQLNGVLIVGVKPLDPMQRQALGERLNHQNDNSTSRQTGGAIVSPTKLMAYRMMDWLFGVSARDSESSTLKAPSRPYHLQNDNSTSHQTGGAIVSPAKLRVYRMMDWLFGVSARDSESSTLKAPSQPYHLQNDNSTSHQTGGAIVSPTKLMANRMMDWLFGV; from the exons ATGAGCACCACAAAGCACAAAACTCCAAGGTCTCGTAGTCAGGCTTTGTTTTTCCGGGATTTAGCCTCACCTGTTTCTGCCAGGAGACAAAAGTTTTCAAGATCGGGCCAGGCAGCTGCAGTACCTGCTCTGTGGCGTGAGAATTTTGGTGGTTCGGACCTTCCACCTCCTCCTGTTTTTACCTTGGAAGACATGTCAGCTTTTTCTCCTGAATCAGGCATACCGGATTACCAAATATCTCCGGAGTCTAAATCCAATATTAGGACTCCAATTCAAGCTTCAAATAGAGAATTTTCAACTCCATTGAAAAGCAAATCCGAGGCCAGCACATCTTATGTGTTAAGAGGGGTGCAACAAAACCAGCTGAGCTCTACAGGGTTGAGTTGGTGGTCACCCACAACTGCAAAGAGTGGTGGAGAACAAGATGAAAAGGGAGGGAGTTCACCAGTTGAGGGTGTGGTTCAGCCTGGTGCTCTTATAACTCTCCCTCCGCAGCTGGAAGTAGCAAGGCCAGAGATTCAAAGGAATTCACTGCCAGTTGGGAATCTCAATGAGGAAGAGTGGGTAACTGTTTATGG ATTTTCTCCAGGTGATACTAATTTGGTTTTAAGGGAGTTTGAAAAATGTGGtgaaattttgaaacatgttcCTGGTCCTAGAGATGCTAATTGGATGCATATTTTATATCAG AATCGTTCTTATGCACAGAAAGCCCTTAACAAGAATGGAATGCAGCTCAATGGAGTCCTAATAGTTGGTGTGAAACCCTTGGATCCCATGCAACGTCAAGCATTGGGTGAACGGCTTAACCATCAG AATGACAACTCAACTTCCCGTCAAACTGGAGGAGCCATTGTTTCTCCAACAAAATTAATGGCGTACAGGATGATGGATTGGCTATTTGGAGTCTCTGCTAGAGATTCAGAATCAAGTACGCTGAAAGCTCCCTCTCGACCCTACCATCTGCAAAATGACAACTCAACTTCTCATCAAACTGGAGGAGCCATTGTTTCTCCAGCAAAATTAAGGGTGTACAGGATGATGGATTGGCTATTTGGAGTCTCTGCTAGAGATTCAGAATCAAGTACGCTGAAAGCTCCCTCTCAACCCTACCATCTGCAAAATGACAACTCAACTTCTCATCAAACTGGAGGAGCCATTGTTTCTCCAACAAAATTAATGGCGAACAGGATGATGGATTGGCTATTTGGAGTCTAG
- the LOC107459528 gene encoding acidic endochitinase-like, translating into MIKRILHSSLLFLLLLENSVADSNNDIAIYWGQNDGEGTLTETCATGKYSYVILAFLNNFGNGTVPTINLASHCDPLTDGCKTLSTDIKNCQMQGIKVLLSIGGADGNYSLASSDDAKNVSDYLWNGFLGGKSSPSSRPLGDAVLDGIDFDIEISPPQHWEELARYLESHSTPARKVYLSAAPQCPFPDAELGIALSTEVFDYVWIQFYNNPGCEYEDGDVNNLLNSWNQWTKSVKNGKVLLGLPASREAASNGYVPVNVLVTDLPAITKSPNYGGVMLWTTYYDKQTGYSNYIRSFSCTQQNHTECRGNDEHKANKWWIWLMVGVGAAFAITCFILCLCCVSRRKDKSQVDGKLDKKISFTEPNGVNPNKTENIKLEERRSNEVKVFSFESNIAASNNFSSINKVGEGDFGPV; encoded by the exons ATGATTAAAAGAATTCTTCACTCTTCCTTGTTATTCCTTCTACTGCTTGAAAACTCTGTAGCAGATTCAAACAATGATATTGCCATTTACTGGGGTCAAAATGATGGAGAAGGTACCCTAACAGAAACATGTGCAACAGGAAAATACTCCTATGTGATCTTAGCCTTCCTGAACAATTTTGGAAATGGAACAGTACCTACCATTAATCTTGCAAGTCACTGTGACCCTCTTACCGATGGTTGCAAAACATTGAGCACAGACATAAAGAATTGCCAAATGCAAGGGATCAAAGTGTTGCTCTCAATTGGAGGAGCAGATGGGAATTACAGCCTAGCTTCCTCTGATGATGCCAAGAATGTTTCTGATTACTTGTGGAACGGTTTCTTGGGTGGCAAGTCATCTCCCTCGTCGCGTCCGTTAGGGGATGCTGTGTTAGATGGAATTGACTTTGACATTGAGATTTCGCCACCACAACACTGGGAGGAGCTCGCGCGCTACCTCGAGTCGCATAGCACGCCGGCAAGAAAGGTTTACCTAAGTGCAGCACCTCAGTGTCCATTTCCTGATGCTGAACTTGGCATTGCACTTTCCACAGAGGTTTTTGACTATGTTTGGATCCAGTTCTACAACAATCCTGGTTGTGAATATGAAGATGGTGATGTCAACAATTTGTTGAACTCTTGGAATCAATGGACTAAATCTGTGAAAAATGGGAAAGTCCTTTTGGGATTGCCGGCGTCTCGTGAAGCTGCAAGCAATGGCTATGTTCCAGTTAATGTGTTGGTAACAGATCTACCAGCCATAACGAAGTCACCTAACTATGGAGGTGTGATGCTGTGGACAACATACTATGATAAACAAACTGGATACAGCAACTACATCAGAAGTTTTTCTTGCACACAACAGAACCATACTGAATGCAGAGGAAATGATGAACACAAAG CAAACAAATGGTGGATATGGCTTATGGTTGGGGTTGGAGCAGCATTTGCAATAACATGTTTTATCCTCTGCTTATGTTGTGTCTCAAGGAGAAAAGATAAATCACAAG TGGATGGAAAATTGGACAAAAAGATATCATTTACTGAACCCAATGGAGTGAATCCAAACAAAACAGAAAACATCAAACTAGAAGAAAGGAGAAGTAATGAGGTGAAAGTATTCAGTTTTGAAAGCAACATTGCAGCCTCAAACAATTTCTCATCCATTAATAAGGTGGGAGAGGGTGATTTTGGTCCTGTTTAA
- the LOC107459711 gene encoding uncharacterized protein LOC107459711 isoform X1, whose translation MLERMFKKKVYSKCKAYARLTRTRLETIRKKRNAVEKFLKKDIVDLLSSNLDYNAYGRAEGLLVEQNMSSCYELIEKYIECILDHAKELYDQGDCPEECKEAIPSLIYAAARFSDLPELRDLRTLFTAKYGASLEPYLSKEFVKKLRKDPPSKEMKIQLLSDLAEEFSIRFDSKALEQKLQSLPPLSVSHEFQGKAKDDAGNNDTEKSNDGSKISNNKGSDEDGSNKRRTLSFNVVPPPYYVTEKNNAENIMVYNNNNNNNTATAVATSEKDSSKPKPRSMRRIKPNPPPYDNGQSMIRRTISDSCDTKTETTTTSNSVGRSTSLSSHPRLPDYDDISARLAALRRAHNH comes from the exons atgcttgagaggatgttCAAGAAGAAAGTCTATTCAAAATG CAAAGCTTATGCGAGATTAACAAGGACGAGATTAGAGACCATACGGAAGAAGAGGAACGCAGTTGAGAAGTTTCTTAAGAAGGACATTGTAGACCTTCTTAGCAGCAACCTTGACTACAATGCATATGGAAGG GCTGAGGGGCTTTTGGTGGAGCAGAATATGTCATCTTGCTATGAACTAATTGAAAAATACATTGAATGCATTTTGGATCATGCTAAAGAACTTTATGATCAGGG AGATTGCCCTGAGGAATGCAAGGAAGCTATACCTTCATTGATATATGCTGCAGCAAGGTTTTCTGATCTGCCAGAACTGCGCGACCTCAGAACTTTGTTTACAGCCAAATATGGTGCTTCCCTTGAACCATACCTAAGTAAAGAG TTTGTTAAAAAGTTGAGGAAAGATCCCCCTTCAAAGGAAATGAAGATTCAGTTATTGAGTGATTTAGCAGAAGAGTTCTCTATACGATTTGATAGCAAGGCTTTAGAACAAAAACTTCAATCACTACCACCACTTTCTGTGTCACATGAA TTTCAGGGAAAGGCAAAAGATGATGCAGGAAATAATGATACTGAGAAGAGTAATGATGGCAGCAAAATCTCTAATAATAAGGGTTCGGATGAAGATGGTAGCAACAAGAGGAGGACATTGTCCTTTAATGTTGTACCACCACCTTATTATGTGACAGAAAAAAACAATGCAGAAAACATCATggtgtataataataataataataacaacacaGCAACAGCAGTAGCAACGAGTgaaaaggattcatcaaagccAAAACCAAGATCAATGAGGAGGATCAAGCCTAATCCGCCACCGTATGATAATGGGCAGAGCATGATAAGAAGAACGATATCGGATTCATGTGACACTAAAACAGAAACAACAACTACTTCAAATTCAGTGGGAAGATCAACTTCTTTGAGTTCTCATCCAAGGCTACCCGATTATGATGACATTTCTGCTCGTCTTGCAGCTCTTAGACGCGCACATAACCATTAG
- the LOC107459711 gene encoding uncharacterized protein LOC107459711 isoform X2 — protein MLERMFKKKVYSKCKAYARLTRTRLETIRKKRNAVEKFLKKDIVDLLSSNLDYNAYGRAEGLLVEQNMSSCYELIEKYIECILDHAKELYDQGDCPEECKEAIPSLIYAAARFSDLPELRDLRTLFTAKYGASLEPYLSKEFVKKLRKDPPSKEMKIQLLSDLAEEFSIRFDSKALEQKLQSLPPLSVSHEGKAKDDAGNNDTEKSNDGSKISNNKGSDEDGSNKRRTLSFNVVPPPYYVTEKNNAENIMVYNNNNNNNTATAVATSEKDSSKPKPRSMRRIKPNPPPYDNGQSMIRRTISDSCDTKTETTTTSNSVGRSTSLSSHPRLPDYDDISARLAALRRAHNH, from the exons atgcttgagaggatgttCAAGAAGAAAGTCTATTCAAAATG CAAAGCTTATGCGAGATTAACAAGGACGAGATTAGAGACCATACGGAAGAAGAGGAACGCAGTTGAGAAGTTTCTTAAGAAGGACATTGTAGACCTTCTTAGCAGCAACCTTGACTACAATGCATATGGAAGG GCTGAGGGGCTTTTGGTGGAGCAGAATATGTCATCTTGCTATGAACTAATTGAAAAATACATTGAATGCATTTTGGATCATGCTAAAGAACTTTATGATCAGGG AGATTGCCCTGAGGAATGCAAGGAAGCTATACCTTCATTGATATATGCTGCAGCAAGGTTTTCTGATCTGCCAGAACTGCGCGACCTCAGAACTTTGTTTACAGCCAAATATGGTGCTTCCCTTGAACCATACCTAAGTAAAGAG TTTGTTAAAAAGTTGAGGAAAGATCCCCCTTCAAAGGAAATGAAGATTCAGTTATTGAGTGATTTAGCAGAAGAGTTCTCTATACGATTTGATAGCAAGGCTTTAGAACAAAAACTTCAATCACTACCACCACTTTCTGTGTCACATGAA GGAAAGGCAAAAGATGATGCAGGAAATAATGATACTGAGAAGAGTAATGATGGCAGCAAAATCTCTAATAATAAGGGTTCGGATGAAGATGGTAGCAACAAGAGGAGGACATTGTCCTTTAATGTTGTACCACCACCTTATTATGTGACAGAAAAAAACAATGCAGAAAACATCATggtgtataataataataataataacaacacaGCAACAGCAGTAGCAACGAGTgaaaaggattcatcaaagccAAAACCAAGATCAATGAGGAGGATCAAGCCTAATCCGCCACCGTATGATAATGGGCAGAGCATGATAAGAAGAACGATATCGGATTCATGTGACACTAAAACAGAAACAACAACTACTTCAAATTCAGTGGGAAGATCAACTTCTTTGAGTTCTCATCCAAGGCTACCCGATTATGATGACATTTCTGCTCGTCTTGCAGCTCTTAGACGCGCACATAACCATTAG